CAACACGGCACATGCTCACTTAGTGTCAAACCAAACACAGGTATCATGAGTGAAAAAAAGTAGCTCTTTCTTGTGTGATTCATCCCATTCAAGACCACAAACATTTCCTTTCCTATTCAAGATAGACATCCTACATCGCAACAAGACAGAATATAAGATGTTGAATCGTGTTCAGGGCCAACTCAATGGGGGTTAAAGTTCAGCCACCCACACGAGGTACAGTGCTGGTACAGATCTGGACTGACTTACAAAGTAGTAAAGAGCATCTGTTTCATCCAGGAGGAGGGTCTCTGCTCCACCCACCGCCCCCTGCTTGGAGACGTCCCCGGCAGGCTGTAGAAAGCCCTCGTTCAGTAGTCCCGTGGCCAACATCAGAGCCTCTGCCCTGTTCCTCGCCTTGTCCTTGGAGATCAACCAGTCTACCACCGTACCACCTGACAGACACGGAAGGAATGAGGGAagcaggggagaaagagagaggaacgaGGAAAGGAACGGTTCACTGATAACATTGAACGGTGATTTGTGCTGCCATATAATTGCGTTCGAGTGTGGTCATGCAATACCTGTAAAGCAGTGATTGTAGATTCTCTTATCCTTTTCCAGTTTCATCTCCTTCACTCCATCATCTGGGTCTTTCATTAGCAGGTACAGTTTACTggagacaaacaaacaacaaagaaGTCATGTCTTCAAACATGGTGGTAAACCATGATGCTTGATGCTTATTATTCCTTGCTACCCAACTTTTCAGATTTGGTCAGGTCCTACCTGAGGTTGACTGTGTCAGGCAGACGGATAGACCTCCGCGTCGACTTCCTGGCAAACTTCCGGCCTCCCTCCAGACAGGAAACGGCCCTCTTGATGTCCTTCAcccaggcctccctctcctccaggtgtgTGGCCTGGAAGAAGTGATCCTGGTTCTTACTTGTCTGGATCTTGAACACCAGCTAAGGGAAAACCACAGTATGTTTATGTTGGGTGGGACCGTGGTCGTCAGATTGGACATTTTGGAGTTTGTGTTATGTTATGTTTGATGAGCGTTTGCAGTAACAATACTCTGTACATTTACCGAAAAGCAATTCTGACTGAAGAGCTCAGTATGTGTTAGGACAAGGAAGGAAGTACTATAATGTGGTTGGCTGGTCTATTTGGACGGTTATGGTGAGTGTACAGCATTAATAGACACCCCATAGAAGCAGTCAAGAATGTTACCACTCTCTTGCTGAAGTCCTGGCAGGGGCTGGTGAAAGTAGCTCCCTTCAAGGGAATCATCCCCTTGGAGTTTGCATCTGTCTTCCTCTTGTAGAACTCCACACCGTCCTCTGACAGCACCACCCAAACCACCTTCCAGGAGTTCAGCACTGTGCCCTGCAGAAAGGATGAAAGGAATGACAGATAGGTGATAAGAAGCAGGACTGTATCCGGTACTGAAGAGTTGTGGGCCTTCAACAGTAATGTAGAGTGCTGCTGTAGAACATGGTCAGACAGTCCTTTTCATTTGTGTCGATCAGAACACAAAAGGAAGTGATACCAGTCAGGGTTATTTTTCAGTTTTGCTAAACACTGTCAACTCACACAAAGTGTGATTTTGTTCCTTAATTTAGATAATAACTGTGGGAAAATGTATCATTTTGACAGTAAATCCTGGGTAAGTACTGAGTGTCTTATTAGTTAtgctaagagcgtctgctaagagcgtctgctaaatgactaaatgtagttatgattttgttttttacaatgtcattatttttcttctcactTCACGTTGTGTTGACCAGCTGAGTAAAAAAAACTGCAGGCAAGTCTTGCACCTGCCTGAGCTATTCTAACAGTTCCATGACTTCAGATAAGCATCATCATTTTCCAGAGCTAAGAATAACTCTTTGGAATGACAGACTCATTGGTTCTGATGGTCCCCACCCTCACACGGACACTGCTCATGAGTCATGTAGCATCTTCCCTCAGATCTGTGGTTTGTGGGAGAACTTCTTATtgacactcactcacagcctgtCACATCCTGAAATTAACTCAGAAGGTCAGCTCAGACCAGAGAGCAAACACAGTATTGTAGCATTGTAGAAGTAGCTGAATTATGTCACACTCAGAAGCAACCAATGGGAGTCTGAATCAGAAGCAGTTAACCTGCCGTATTCTATAACTTCAACAAAACAAATATTCGTTTTTATACACTTGTAGACTGTGCATGTCCTTAAACGACATCTACCTAATTCCATCCACAGAATTCACTCACAACAGACTTAACATGGTCATCTTTGGGATGACTGTAAAATGTGGACATCAGCACCCTTGTAAGTTACTGCAGCCAACACAAACCTACCGACAATAGATTGCACAACCCCTTATCCATGACAAAATCCCCTTTGGTTCTACTACAGGGGTCCAGGGTTGGTTCTCCCTCCTTACCTTTTTGACCAGATATCCCTCTCTAATCTGCTTTGgttccattctctctctgtctgctggctccgtgtgtccgtgtgtgtctgtgtgtgtctgtttctttctGCGTGTCAGTGTGACTGGCTTTGTGTCGAGCTGTCACAGTCGCCCTCCTACTTTTAAACGTGAAAGAGgaacacccctcaccccccaaccaccctgcccctaccacccccccacccccacccccaccccccctccagccacCGCCTCTGTGAGACACTGCTAGGGGAAGTGCTCctcaggcagggcagggtgtggcTCAACGCTGATGAGCAGCTCTCTTCCTCCTACAAGCGTAGACCTCTTAATGTAAATGAAGTGGCCTTATCTCGTTCTAGACTGATTGCTCCTTCCTCTGGTCAGAGCTGGGATGTATCATTGGATGACACATACAGTAAGCCTGGGGGAGTCTCTCCAGCGCAACTATCTCATCCTTCCTTAAAAAGGAAGGATCCTTTTTAAGGAAGTCCAGTGACCTGAGTTTAATTAGTCTGTCACTTTTTTGCAATGTGCAATATGGCTTCCATTGTGAAATTTAAGGCAAAATGTTGTGACTAAGATGATGATTTCGGCTGTTCACTGAGTGTGTTTTGCAAAATATTGACCGAAATGTTTTGGAAGTTACATTTGAGATGTAGTATGCAATGTTACTATTGCAAAGAAAAGTCAGTATGTCAACACAATACTATCATCATCACTCACCCGGTTTGTATCAGAGTCATGTGTCAAAGGAAGTGGTTTCACACAACGGCCTTTCAAAAGGGAAGTGTTGACTCTGTGTAGACAAGTAAAGTCTAAATATATTGTCATCTGTTCTTCCTGTTGATGTGAATGTGTTGCTCAAGTTTTCTCAACCCAGCATGTAGTTCTCAAGGTGCTGGCACTGTTTAGAGCAACATAACTTGGACCCCCTATAACAGGTTGGTCAAGTCAAGTcagtttatttatagagcacatttGAAAACAGCCAATGCGGACCGAAGTGCTGACATGGGCTACATGCAGGAAAATGTAATATGTGTATTTATAAGGGCTATATTTCTCTTTATACAATTTGGAACCTTGTTTTTGATGTGTGAGTTCTCCACAGGTGAACAGATTGTTAATTTTGTGTCCACTAGGGGACACTGCAGACACATGAGATGAAACAGTTGGAGGAATCTGTTTATAGATGAACATTACAATAAACCGTACTTGGTTTCAAAGGATTACATTCATCAAATGTAATAAAACATGTTAGAAACGCTTTGGATCGACTGCTGTATGTTTGTAGATAGAACGCTGTAAAGCATTCTATCTACAAACAGTTATATTCATGTTTTATCTGTGCAAGCCTCAGAAAAGCTTGTTACTGGCCTGTGGTAGTCCTATTAAAACGGGGACATATAGATCTGCCTGTTGGCCTCTATCAGCCTTTGTTTTTAATAAACATCAGGAGggatgatgatgttgatgagCTTGTTGATGAATATTGGGAGATGGAGTTTCATTAAACTGGCACCAGGAGACTCATTTTTCAGAGGCAGTGATTGGAAGATGACTCTGGAAACGGAATATTAATTTTAGTGGCAAACAAAGCAGGTCTGCAGGGGACATTTAGAGCACAACCTCTCATTGTGCTCCAGGGAATTCCCCAGGAcaccacaaatacacacacacacacgcacacgcacaaacaaaaaGGTTATCGATGATACCATGATATACCATGTATCTATTTGAATAATCTCTCTTCctacatttctgtctctacctctccataGACAGATGGAATGAAACTTGACTAGCAAGGCGTATAACCTGTTTCGCACTGTGGGCTGGATGTGAGAACTGGGTCAGCCTGTTGCCCACCTGcaggagaaagtgagtgagcTAAGCATGATGAAACCCATGAAATAAGGAAAagcttcatccctccatccactcGGTGAGCTTCCTCTCCTCAACCTTCCTGGACCTCGGAGGGCTTTAATCAaccttgcagcacacacactttccatgCCTTGTTGGTCAAGCCACGTCTGTTGACTTGATCAATATGCCTGAGGGTCGCTTTGAGTCCAAAGTTGGATTCAGTCCTAAATGAGACTGcttttcctgttctctcctcttgtTCTCCCGGTTCATCGAGCACTCACCAGGGGTATGCGAGAGAAGGGCCATGTGGTGATGGGGCCTGGTGACGAATTTCCTGCAACACgcaatctctccccctccacatcccttcTCTCTGGGTGCCCCCCTCTCACGACCTCTTGTCATTTATCATTTCCGCCACATGGGCAGTCAGCATGCatgtgtgcaaacacacacacacacacacacatccacacccacacacagtaatTTTCCTTTAGCCCTGCAGCAAGCAGTCATAAACAGCTGAGGTGGATGGGCTAGCTTTAGCAGCTTATGCATCCCATATTGTGAACAGCCTCAGGGGTTCAGACTTTTTAATCAGCTGCTGGGTTAGATGGCCACCAGAGTCCTGGCCTGGGACAACAGTGCATGCAGGGAGATCTGGCGAGGCTGCCTGTTATTGAACAAATTAAATGTTTTTTAGGAACAAAGTATAGGTTTCACCTATATTCAAGTGTATTATACATTCAGGTGTAccatatatttctttttttcttgatGAGTGTCTTGATGTGACTTGACTAGCTGGTTTACCAGGGTTTGTTTCATGTTGACCGAGGTGTAAATCAAACACAACAAACTATAGCTCAGTATTGGCTTCACGTCGACAGATGAAACATTTACCAAGGCTGTGTTTCTGAAACAGCATTAATTCACATGGTCCCTTATCAGTTTGGGTTTCTTATTCTAATGAATGTGAGCTCACACAGTATGCTCTTTCATCTTTCAGTATCAAACTGAAATGTGTGTCCATGCTGATAGCCTTTTAGGCTCTGTAGGGGGCAAATAGACAGCCTTCCACATGGTCACCCCAGAAACCTCCCATCCTCCCAGCCCTAAGCCCATGCAGAAAGATCCAACGTCTGGTTGGAGAAAACAGATTGACTAACAACAACAGAAGCACTGGGTGTGGTGTTGCGTAATTTTGGACAGAAGGCAATGACAGCCTCAGAACGATAACTATAACTAGAGAGACCTGAGAGTGGATGTTAAATTGAATCGTCCTtggttgcgtgtgtgtcagtccaAAAGTATCACATCATCTGCAGGTTAAAGGGTTTCTATCAAGTCATAATGAACACACTTCTTTTGATTCAATCTATTAGTACGTTTTGCGAGGCATCATGTGTGAAGCTTTCCGCCAAGGTAgggacaaaacacacacgcacacgcaaacactcacacacacacgcatacacacaatcTGAATGAAAAACGAAGAGGAGAAAACGACCCTGTTGCGAAGACAACTCGCTGTGCTTGAACCGCTGCACCTCCAGgggagttgagagagagagagagagagagagagagagagagagagagagagagagagagagagagagagagagagagagagagagaggaccacacATTCTGCAAATTAACCAAACAGGAAATGAATTAACAAACAGCCACAGAGGGAATAAGAACTTTGGGGCAGGAGTATAAGCTTCGTCCACTTATTTCAACCAGCCTTCAGGTGATCTGACATATTTACTTTGATACATTCTTGTTTAGTAGACTTTGTCATTGCtaatcaccccccccacacatgtTTGGTTCTCACAGAGCTCTATGTTAATGTGTTCCTTTTATGCTCCCGTTCTGATAAGAGCTCTTATCCACCTGTTCACACCTGATAGACCGCAGGCCAGTTGTGCCCACGTAATGAAGTTCTGCAGAAAGTAATGGACCAGCTGCCCCTGGTGGTGCATGTGGCTTCTTTAAAAGTGATTTTAACCTGATTTCTTAAAAGGGCACAACCATCAAGGTAGGCCTATTTTTTGGTCCACAGAAAAGATGCAGATCATATTTAtaaacacaaaatacatttacGAAAAAAGCATTTTAGATAAACTTGGTTAGAAAAATAATGTCCAATGTCAATATCACTTTTTTTGATTTGACCTCAAACCAAAATAATGGTTTCCAATGTTAAGTAATATGTGCAAATTGGATATGTGATCAGAGTAGGTCTGTATGATTTTCATTTGTACGAGGCGTTTTTTCTTGCAAAACGTTTCACACTGGTCATTGGATGACTAAAGCCTTGTTTTGTCTTTGCAACATCAGTACAGTGAGCGTCATCAGGTCCATGGCTAATACTGTGGATAGTTCAAACACTCTGTTTGATAACTCTGTTGCCTTTGGGCAACCCCTGTTTAAGCTTCAAATGTAAAGTTCCGTAAACCTGCCTCAAATGGTGAATGTCTGTAGCCTCAGGCTAGGGCATGGTGCCCACTGAGTCAATTCAACATTTTTGAATATATTTCCTCCTTTTCCACGCTCTCACAGGC
This DNA window, taken from Osmerus eperlanus chromosome 6, fOsmEpe2.1, whole genome shotgun sequence, encodes the following:
- the plek gene encoding pleckstrin → MEPKQIREGYLVKKGTVLNSWKVVWVVLSEDGVEFYKRKTDANSKGMIPLKGATFTSPCQDFSKRVLVFKIQTSKNQDHFFQATHLEEREAWVKDIKRAVSCLEGGRKFARKSTRRSIRLPDTVNLSKLYLLMKDPDDGVKEMKLEKDKRIYNHCFTGGTVVDWLISKDKARNRAEALMLATGLLNEGFLQPAGDVSKQGAVGGAETLLLDETDALYYFADSGFFCEGYSSDEDGVLKEEFRGNIVKQGCLLKQGHRRKNWKVRKFILRDDPAYLHYYDPTKGDDEPLGSIHLRASVITAVDHVPDAKRYEVDGNLFEVITSDETHYFLQAATAEERKEWIKAMHTVSKTGK